The Halosimplex litoreum genome has a window encoding:
- a CDS encoding dihydrodipicolinate synthase family protein, whose translation MANTGPTHDVSIHGVIPPTITAFTDEEELALDATAAHARFVVDRGAHGVFPLGTNGEFPMLKPDERAAVIEAVVGEVGAEVPVIAGVSAPSTRNTVSYSVDAEDAGADAVVVGIPYYYPIDNDAIVEHYEEVTAAVDIPVYIYHFPARMGNKLDLDTLDRLAAIDGIVGVKDSSGDVAWLGQAIDRHPELTYLAGLDSLLFAELEIGCTGLVSAVSNVFPEMAVELYESYVDGDETRTRELQSRVFDVWKAIDQGPYLGGVKSALDLHPEVEFDPGPMRRPLQRMSEEEEVQLERTLRTLDLI comes from the coding sequence ATGGCGAACACTGGCCCGACGCACGACGTATCGATACACGGGGTGATCCCGCCGACGATCACCGCCTTCACCGACGAAGAGGAGTTGGCGCTCGACGCGACGGCGGCCCACGCGCGGTTCGTGGTCGACCGGGGCGCCCACGGCGTCTTCCCGCTGGGGACCAACGGGGAGTTCCCGATGCTCAAGCCCGACGAGCGCGCGGCGGTCATCGAGGCGGTCGTCGGCGAGGTGGGCGCGGAGGTGCCCGTGATCGCCGGCGTCAGCGCGCCCAGCACCCGAAACACCGTCTCCTATTCCGTCGACGCCGAGGATGCAGGCGCCGACGCCGTCGTCGTCGGTATCCCCTACTACTACCCGATCGACAACGACGCCATCGTCGAACACTACGAGGAGGTCACCGCCGCCGTCGACATCCCGGTGTACATCTACCACTTCCCCGCCCGGATGGGCAACAAGCTCGATCTGGACACCCTCGACCGGCTGGCGGCCATCGACGGGATCGTCGGGGTCAAAGACTCCAGCGGCGACGTAGCGTGGCTCGGCCAGGCCATCGACCGCCACCCCGAACTGACCTACCTCGCCGGGCTGGACTCGCTGCTCTTCGCGGAGCTGGAGATCGGCTGTACCGGCCTGGTGAGCGCCGTCTCGAACGTCTTCCCGGAGATGGCCGTCGAGCTGTACGAGTCCTACGTCGACGGCGACGAGACCCGCACCCGCGAACTCCAGAGCCGCGTGTTCGACGTGTGGAAGGCCATCGACCAGGGACCCTACCTCGGCGGCGTCAAGTCCGCGCTCGACTTGCACCCCGAGGTCGAGTTCGACCCCGGCCCGATGCGGCGGCCGCTCCAGCGGATGAGCGAGGAGGAGGAAGTGCAACTCGAACGCACGCTGCGCACGCTGGATCTCATATAG
- a CDS encoding carbohydrate kinase family protein, with the protein MPDVLVAGETLVDFLPESDTPLATTEAFARRPGGAPANVAVRLAQLDRPAWFWTRVGSDPFGDFLVETLADRGVPDRFVERDPSAKTTLAFVSGDPTSGPRFTFYRDGTADTRLEPGRVPDDALDAVEWVVVGSVPLASDPARSAVRDLVDRANDRDCTLVFDLNARPELWGDADFREQVDRILPAVDAVKASPEDLGPAGIEGDTADIDTVAPQLHERGPHTAFLTLGEGGAVARSTADAPWGPTEASHGGYVVDAVDTTGAGDAFTAGVVDALAGGERDLRAVLERGNAVAAAATTRAGGMAELPDPDSVV; encoded by the coding sequence ATGCCCGACGTTCTCGTCGCCGGCGAGACGCTCGTCGACTTCCTGCCCGAGAGCGACACGCCCCTCGCGACCACCGAGGCGTTCGCCCGCCGACCGGGTGGCGCCCCCGCCAACGTCGCCGTCCGCCTCGCCCAGCTCGACCGCCCCGCCTGGTTCTGGACCCGCGTCGGCAGCGACCCCTTCGGCGACTTCCTCGTCGAGACGCTCGCCGACCGCGGCGTCCCCGACCGCTTCGTCGAGCGCGATCCGTCGGCCAAGACCACCCTCGCGTTCGTCAGCGGCGACCCGACCAGCGGTCCCCGCTTTACCTTCTACCGCGACGGCACCGCCGACACCCGCCTCGAACCCGGTCGCGTCCCCGACGACGCCCTCGACGCCGTCGAGTGGGTCGTCGTCGGCAGCGTCCCGCTGGCCAGCGACCCCGCCCGCAGCGCCGTCCGCGACCTCGTCGACCGCGCGAACGACCGCGACTGCACCCTCGTCTTCGACCTGAACGCCCGCCCGGAGCTGTGGGGCGACGCCGACTTCCGGGAACAGGTCGACCGGATACTCCCCGCCGTCGACGCCGTCAAGGCCTCACCCGAGGACCTGGGACCGGCCGGAATCGAGGGCGACACCGCCGATATCGACACCGTGGCGCCCCAACTCCACGAGCGCGGCCCCCACACCGCCTTCCTCACGCTGGGCGAGGGCGGCGCCGTAGCCAGGTCGACCGCCGACGCGCCCTGGGGCCCCACCGAAGCGTCCCACGGGGGCTACGTCGTCGACGCCGTCGACACCACGGGCGCTGGCGACGCCTTCACCGCGGGTGTCGTCGACGCGCTGGCCGGCGGCGAGCGGGACCTGCGCGCCGTCCTCGAACGTGGGAACGCCGTCGCCGCCGCCGCCACCACCCGTGCCGGCGGGATGGCCGAGTTGCCGGACCCCGACTCCGTCGTCTAG
- a CDS encoding RNA 2'-phosphotransferase codes for MSDVLVCDDHGYFESGRCPVCGGGRSVLDGERRRRLSKFLSGALRHFPADAGLTLDDAGWTAFDGLVAAAERQYGWADRETVAAVVATDPNGRFERTGGSRTGAAPSGDRADDPDAAASEDRVRAAYGHSVAVDLDSGDGPVPDTLYHGTAPGNADAIREDGLRPMARQLVHLSGTVGEARRVGARHATEPVVFEVDAARMTADGHAITRRGRATYTTERVPPRFLSTLDGE; via the coding sequence ATGAGCGACGTTCTCGTCTGTGACGATCACGGCTACTTCGAGAGCGGCCGCTGTCCCGTCTGCGGCGGCGGCCGGTCGGTCCTCGACGGCGAGCGCCGCCGCCGGCTCTCGAAGTTCCTGTCGGGCGCGCTTCGGCACTTCCCGGCGGACGCTGGGCTGACGCTGGACGACGCGGGCTGGACCGCCTTCGACGGCCTGGTCGCCGCGGCCGAACGGCAGTACGGCTGGGCGGACCGCGAGACCGTCGCCGCCGTCGTCGCGACCGACCCGAACGGTCGCTTCGAGCGCACCGGGGGCTCCCGGACGGGCGCCGCACCGAGTGGTGACCGAGCGGACGATCCGGACGCGGCCGCCTCCGAGGACCGTGTCCGCGCGGCCTACGGCCACTCCGTCGCCGTGGACCTCGACTCGGGCGACGGTCCGGTGCCGGACACCCTCTACCACGGCACTGCGCCCGGGAACGCCGACGCGATCCGCGAGGACGGGCTCCGACCGATGGCGCGCCAGTTGGTGCACCTCTCGGGCACCGTCGGGGAGGCCCGGCGCGTCGGCGCCCGCCACGCGACCGAGCCGGTCGTGTTCGAAGTCGACGCCGCCCGGATGACCGCCGATGGCCACGCGATCACCCGCCGCGGCCGGGCGACGTACACCACCGAGCGGGTTCCGCCTCGGTTCCTCTCGACGCTCGACGGCGAGTGA
- a CDS encoding DUF5786 family protein — protein MGFGSYDESEQENQSGDADYDEDDAVNVHEHDHEGEVSVEGADEADELVDRLQDMK, from the coding sequence ATGGGCTTCGGGAGCTACGACGAATCCGAACAGGAGAACCAGAGCGGGGACGCCGACTACGACGAGGACGACGCCGTCAACGTCCACGAACACGACCACGAGGGGGAGGTCTCCGTCGAGGGCGCCGACGAAGCCGACGAGCTCGTCGACCGGCTGCAAGACATGAAGTGA
- a CDS encoding DMT family transporter — protein MYPYLTLALAIAAEVTGTTALKASEGFSNPLPTAVVVVGYVGSFYLLGLTLEELPVGLVYATWAGAGIVATALVGVVAFEENLDVAGVAGMALVFAGVVVLNHFSDAYAPAH, from the coding sequence ATGTATCCGTACCTGACGCTCGCGCTCGCTATCGCCGCCGAAGTAACGGGGACGACCGCGCTGAAAGCCAGCGAGGGGTTCTCGAACCCCCTCCCGACCGCCGTCGTCGTCGTCGGCTACGTGGGGTCGTTCTACTTGCTGGGACTGACGCTCGAAGAACTGCCCGTCGGGCTGGTGTACGCGACGTGGGCCGGCGCCGGTATCGTGGCGACGGCGCTGGTCGGTGTCGTCGCCTTCGAAGAAAATCTCGATGTGGCCGGGGTCGCCGGAATGGCCCTCGTCTTCGCCGGCGTCGTCGTGTTGAACCACTTTTCGGACGCCTACGCGCCCGCACACTGA
- a CDS encoding TrmB family transcriptional regulator yields MSDLGELGLSSYEEKGYRTLLSLGSATAQEVSEASGVPMGRIYDVLNGLDARDIVRSQSTEPTRYAAVDPETAVDRLLAERRRELDAREARYEEIAGGIGPELAATTPAESRFWTAPLGSDAAVSLERDLFATAGETVRSAMSYPYAAAPWGRYAAEVDPFYETVDGGVDVRLLGHVAMLDDAPPEAAERVADAPANVSVRVTTDLETTFDIVDGNELTLHVPHPTESGERLGVIHVRDESMAGRLVAVFDRAWEAATPLSTVVEGESPVGE; encoded by the coding sequence ATGTCGGATCTGGGAGAGCTGGGGCTGTCGAGCTACGAGGAGAAGGGCTACCGGACGCTGCTATCGCTCGGGTCGGCGACCGCTCAGGAGGTCTCCGAGGCCAGCGGCGTCCCGATGGGCCGGATCTACGACGTGTTGAACGGGCTCGACGCCCGCGACATCGTCCGCAGCCAGTCGACCGAGCCGACGCGCTACGCGGCGGTCGACCCGGAGACGGCCGTCGACCGGCTGCTGGCCGAGCGTCGGCGGGAACTGGACGCCCGCGAGGCGCGCTACGAGGAGATCGCCGGGGGGATCGGACCGGAACTCGCGGCGACGACGCCGGCCGAGAGCCGGTTCTGGACGGCGCCGCTGGGCAGCGACGCCGCCGTCTCGCTGGAGCGGGACCTGTTCGCGACGGCGGGGGAGACGGTGCGGTCGGCGATGAGCTACCCGTACGCCGCGGCGCCGTGGGGCCGATACGCAGCGGAGGTCGACCCGTTCTACGAGACGGTCGACGGCGGGGTCGACGTGCGACTGCTCGGCCACGTCGCGATGCTCGACGACGCCCCGCCGGAAGCCGCCGAGCGGGTGGCCGACGCGCCGGCGAACGTCTCCGTGCGCGTCACGACCGACCTGGAGACGACCTTCGATATCGTCGACGGGAACGAACTGACGCTCCACGTCCCCCACCCGACCGAGAGTGGCGAACGCCTCGGCGTGATCCACGTCCGCGACGAGTCGATGGCCGGCCGGCTGGTCGCGGTGTTCGACCGCGCGTGGGAGGCGGCGACGCCGCTGTCGACCGTCGTCGAGGGCGAGTCACCGGTCGGTGAGTGA
- the nadC gene encoding carboxylating nicotinate-nucleotide diphosphorylase, with protein sequence MIPDSKIETWLREDVGHHDVTNQVPGETAGRLVAKESGVVAGLAAARAVFDYLGVEVLDSAAAGDRIDPGDAALEVEGSARDVLRGERVAVNVAGHASGIATKTRRAVDAAAEGAPDGHDVRVAGTRKTTPGLRGVEKRAVVAGGGDTHRLDLSHMVMVKDNHVAEMGLEAAVEQFRDRASFATKIEVEVETVEQAPRAAAAGADIVLLDNMDPETTAEAVERLRETTAEIGREVLAEASGGITVETVPGYAATGVDVISMGSLTHSAPTLDYSFRTG encoded by the coding sequence ATGATCCCCGATTCGAAGATCGAGACGTGGCTCCGCGAGGACGTGGGCCACCACGACGTGACCAACCAGGTCCCCGGCGAGACGGCCGGCCGACTCGTCGCCAAGGAATCCGGCGTCGTCGCCGGCCTGGCGGCGGCTCGGGCCGTCTTCGACTACCTCGGCGTCGAGGTCCTCGACAGCGCCGCGGCCGGCGACCGCATCGACCCCGGCGACGCCGCTCTCGAAGTCGAGGGCTCCGCTCGCGACGTGTTGCGCGGCGAGCGCGTCGCGGTCAACGTCGCGGGCCACGCCTCGGGCATCGCGACGAAGACGCGGCGGGCCGTCGATGCTGCAGCCGAGGGCGCCCCGGACGGCCACGACGTGCGCGTCGCCGGGACCCGAAAGACCACGCCCGGGCTGCGCGGCGTCGAGAAGCGCGCCGTGGTGGCCGGCGGCGGCGACACCCACCGCCTCGATCTGTCGCACATGGTGATGGTCAAGGACAACCACGTCGCCGAGATGGGCCTCGAAGCCGCGGTCGAACAGTTCCGCGACCGCGCCTCGTTCGCGACGAAGATCGAGGTCGAAGTCGAGACGGTCGAGCAAGCCCCACGGGCCGCCGCGGCCGGCGCCGACATCGTCCTGCTGGACAACATGGACCCCGAGACGACGGCGGAGGCAGTCGAGCGGCTCCGAGAGACGACCGCCGAAATCGGCCGCGAGGTGCTCGCCGAAGCCTCCGGGGGGATCACCGTCGAGACGGTGCCGGGCTACGCCGCGACCGGCGTCGACGTGATCTCGATGGGAAGTCTGACCCACTCGGCGCCGACGCTCGATTACTCCTTCCGGACGGGGTGA
- a CDS encoding L-aspartate oxidase, with product MSETRELEDYDDYRTTDVLVVGSGIAGLAAALGAAREGADVTVATKATRPEGASSWWAQGGIAVSRDDPGQFKDDILTASADTADPEAVDVLVDEANDAVSEVLVDTLGVEFDTNDEGEAGAADTDDWDFGREAAHDEPRILHVDASTGKAIHVPFLNYLDDHDDVTVRDDTAALELVSHEGRVHGALLEHEGDVTPTFAGATVLATGGIGDLYSRSTNPDGSTGDGIAMAALAGADVDDMEYVQFHPTVYPGSDAEGDGPFLVSEAVRGEGARLVNAEGERFMPDYHEDAELAPRDVVARAVQEEIDATGEVVLDVSPLDFAGEFPDLVEKCEHRGVDWESGIPVGPAEHFLCGGVDVDTRGRASLDRLYAVGECSRTGVHGANRLASTSLLEGLVWGLRAGGDAAAFDPEVVEAPELLDRDPALPDNFAREKFHRLRRTMDEYVGLRRSPDDLSRAQAVLRRLKGEVDAYVRTRTARSLYELRHASVTALLVTRAAAENGESVGTHNLVEEPATTQAD from the coding sequence ATGTCCGAGACGCGAGAACTCGAAGACTACGACGACTACCGGACGACGGACGTGCTCGTGGTCGGCTCGGGCATCGCCGGGCTCGCGGCGGCGCTCGGGGCGGCCCGCGAGGGCGCCGACGTGACCGTCGCGACGAAGGCCACCCGGCCGGAGGGCGCCTCCTCGTGGTGGGCCCAGGGCGGCATCGCCGTCTCCCGTGACGACCCCGGTCAGTTCAAAGACGACATCCTGACCGCCAGCGCCGACACCGCCGACCCCGAAGCCGTCGACGTGCTCGTCGACGAGGCCAACGACGCAGTCTCGGAGGTGCTCGTCGACACGCTCGGCGTCGAGTTCGACACGAACGACGAGGGCGAGGCGGGCGCCGCCGACACCGACGACTGGGACTTCGGTCGCGAGGCCGCCCACGACGAGCCGCGTATCCTCCACGTCGACGCCTCGACGGGCAAGGCGATCCACGTGCCGTTCCTCAACTACCTCGACGACCACGACGACGTGACCGTCCGCGACGACACCGCGGCGCTCGAACTCGTCTCCCACGAAGGCCGGGTCCACGGCGCGCTGCTCGAACACGAAGGGGACGTCACGCCCACCTTCGCCGGCGCGACGGTGCTAGCGACCGGCGGCATCGGCGACCTGTACTCCCGGTCGACCAACCCCGACGGCTCGACCGGCGACGGTATCGCGATGGCCGCGCTCGCGGGCGCCGACGTGGACGACATGGAGTACGTCCAGTTCCACCCGACCGTCTACCCCGGCAGCGACGCCGAGGGCGACGGCCCCTTCCTCGTCAGCGAGGCCGTCCGCGGCGAGGGCGCCCGACTCGTCAACGCCGAGGGCGAACGGTTCATGCCCGACTACCACGAGGACGCCGAACTCGCACCGCGCGACGTGGTCGCCCGCGCCGTCCAGGAGGAGATCGACGCCACCGGCGAGGTCGTCCTCGACGTGAGTCCGCTCGATTTCGCGGGCGAGTTCCCCGACCTCGTCGAGAAGTGCGAGCACCGCGGCGTCGACTGGGAGTCGGGTATCCCCGTCGGCCCCGCCGAGCACTTCCTCTGTGGCGGCGTCGACGTCGACACCCGCGGCCGGGCGTCGCTCGATCGCCTGTACGCCGTCGGCGAGTGTTCCCGGACCGGCGTCCACGGCGCCAACCGTCTCGCCTCGACCTCACTGCTGGAGGGGCTCGTCTGGGGCCTCCGCGCTGGCGGCGACGCGGCCGCGTTCGACCCCGAAGTCGTCGAGGCGCCCGAGCTGCTGGATCGCGACCCCGCGCTGCCCGACAACTTCGCCCGCGAGAAGTTCCACCGCCTGCGCCGCACGATGGACGAGTACGTCGGCCTCCGCCGGAGTCCCGACGACCTGAGCCGCGCACAGGCCGTCCTCCGGCGGCTGAAGGGCGAAGTCGACGCCTACGTCCGAACCCGGACGGCGCGGTCGCTGTACGAACTCCGCCACGCCTCCGTGACGGCGCTGCTCGTGACGCGAGCGGCCGCCGAGAACGGTGAATCGGTGGGCACGCACAACCTCGTCGAGGAGCCTGCGACCACGCAGGCCGACTGA
- the nadA gene encoding quinolinate synthase NadA gives METAQFETDLSLFKYDNLEQLPPAYRDLEEAERTERIEAALAELGDDVVILGHNYQRREIVEHADFVGDSYQLSKEAANADADYVVFGGVTFMAESADIITDDSQSVILPSMEASCPMAGMAEALQVDAAWAEITGAAPDEEIIPITYMNSYADLKAFCAEQGGLVCTSSNAHKAFEYAFEKGDKVLFLPDKHLGENTAYRLGMEDEIAEWDPWDPEGKDASEVVENDIVLWDGYCQVHERFRESHIEDLRERRPDANVVVHPECRREVVEAADVVGSTSTICETVENADPGDAWAIGTEIHLAKHLDRWHPEVEVLPLCGDACMDCNAMRQIDPNYLTWVLEELVEGRERNVIEVAPEEKELAQVALDRMLEI, from the coding sequence ATGGAAACAGCGCAGTTCGAGACCGATTTGAGTCTCTTCAAGTACGACAACTTAGAACAGCTGCCGCCGGCCTATCGCGACCTGGAGGAGGCCGAACGCACCGAGCGCATCGAGGCCGCGCTCGCCGAACTCGGCGACGACGTGGTCATCCTCGGCCACAACTACCAGCGCCGGGAGATCGTCGAACACGCCGACTTCGTCGGTGACTCCTACCAGTTGAGCAAGGAGGCGGCGAACGCCGACGCCGACTACGTCGTCTTCGGCGGCGTCACCTTCATGGCCGAGTCGGCGGACATCATCACCGACGACTCTCAGAGCGTCATCCTCCCGAGCATGGAGGCCTCCTGTCCGATGGCTGGGATGGCCGAGGCGCTGCAGGTCGACGCCGCGTGGGCCGAAATTACGGGAGCCGCACCGGACGAGGAGATCATCCCGATCACCTACATGAACAGCTACGCCGACCTCAAGGCCTTCTGCGCCGAACAGGGCGGGCTCGTGTGTACCTCCTCGAACGCGCACAAGGCCTTCGAGTACGCCTTCGAGAAGGGCGACAAGGTCCTCTTTCTCCCCGACAAGCACCTCGGGGAGAACACCGCCTATCGGCTCGGGATGGAAGACGAGATCGCCGAGTGGGACCCCTGGGACCCCGAGGGCAAGGACGCCAGCGAGGTCGTCGAGAACGACATCGTCCTCTGGGACGGCTACTGCCAGGTCCACGAGCGCTTCCGCGAGAGCCACATCGAGGACCTCCGGGAACGGCGCCCCGACGCGAACGTCGTGGTCCACCCCGAGTGTCGCCGCGAAGTGGTCGAGGCCGCGGACGTGGTCGGTTCCACGTCGACCATCTGCGAGACCGTCGAGAACGCCGACCCCGGCGACGCGTGGGCCATCGGCACGGAGATCCACCTCGCCAAGCACCTCGATCGGTGGCACCCCGAGGTGGAGGTGCTGCCGCTGTGTGGCGACGCCTGCATGGACTGCAACGCGATGCGCCAGATCGACCCCAACTATCTGACGTGGGTGCTCGAGGAGCTGGTCGAGGGCCGCGAGCGCAACGTCATCGAGGTCGCCCCGGAGGAGAAGGAACTCGCACAGGTCGCGCTCGACCGCATGCTGGAGATCTAA
- a CDS encoding ferredoxin translates to MRIEYDRDTCIGMFQCVAEWDGFERDSDAGKAVLVDGEETDEDVFVREVPEDAELDAKFAARSCPVDAIEVYDDDGEQIV, encoded by the coding sequence ATGCGCATCGAGTACGACCGCGACACCTGCATCGGGATGTTCCAATGTGTCGCCGAGTGGGACGGCTTCGAACGCGACAGCGACGCCGGCAAGGCGGTCCTCGTCGACGGCGAGGAGACCGACGAGGACGTCTTCGTCCGGGAGGTACCCGAAGACGCCGAACTGGACGCGAAGTTCGCCGCCCGCTCGTGTCCAGTCGACGCCATCGAAGTCTACGACGACGACGGCGAACAGATCGTCTGA
- a CDS encoding phosphotransferase family protein, whose translation MPDGSLTERDARRAVADAVPDQRVVSAERVDGGTNLLYRVETDASEYVVKFNTFVGREIAAAEVEAYRLLAESDVPVPRVVDDVHDPAEGSAYFVTTAVPGAPPTDVSPALAREMGRTLRGFSTVPGVDAIDGYGRLRRAPGATPPLVGSADTWRAYVEWAAEMLLSKPSDEVADLADPVRGVVDETLDAVPRRPDPAVVPDDYRPANLHVVDGEIAGVVDLERAARGDLRLALVKSGYLLTRVRPAGGGDRLRAALSEGFGSDVSDERRRCYRAVAVASEIRGFDIWWDDAADEAAATLRGIVDELRS comes from the coding sequence ATGCCCGACGGGTCCCTCACCGAACGCGACGCTCGCCGCGCTGTCGCCGACGCGGTCCCCGACCAGCGAGTCGTCTCGGCGGAGCGCGTCGACGGCGGGACGAACCTCCTCTATCGCGTCGAAACCGACGCGAGCGAGTACGTAGTCAAGTTCAACACGTTCGTCGGCCGGGAGATCGCCGCTGCCGAGGTCGAAGCGTATCGCCTGCTCGCCGAGAGCGACGTGCCCGTTCCACGGGTCGTCGACGACGTCCACGACCCCGCCGAGGGCTCGGCGTACTTCGTCACGACGGCCGTGCCCGGCGCGCCACCGACGGACGTGTCGCCGGCGCTCGCGCGGGAGATGGGACGGACCCTTCGTGGGTTCTCGACTGTCCCGGGCGTCGACGCTATCGACGGGTACGGCCGCTTGCGGCGCGCGCCCGGGGCGACGCCACCGCTCGTCGGTTCGGCCGACACTTGGCGTGCGTACGTCGAGTGGGCCGCCGAGATGCTGCTGTCGAAACCGAGCGACGAGGTCGCCGATCTGGCCGACCCCGTCCGCGGCGTCGTCGACGAGACGCTCGACGCGGTCCCGCGACGGCCCGACCCCGCGGTCGTCCCCGACGACTACCGGCCGGCGAATCTCCACGTCGTCGACGGCGAGATCGCGGGCGTGGTGGACCTCGAACGCGCTGCTCGTGGGGACCTGCGACTCGCGCTGGTCAAGAGCGGGTACCTCTTGACCCGTGTGCGTCCCGCCGGAGGCGGTGACCGTCTCCGGGCGGCGCTGTCGGAGGGGTTCGGTTCCGACGTGTCCGACGAACGCCGGCGGTGCTACCGGGCGGTGGCCGTCGCCAGCGAGATCCGCGGGTTCGACATCTGGTGGGACGACGCCGCCGACGAAGCGGCTGCGACCCTCCGCGGAATCGTCGACGAACTGCGCTCTTGA
- a CDS encoding ArsA family ATPase: MSEIDVEAVEDIDDDAVPSGVDAPEYVLYGGKGGVGKTTMAAATALASARDGTETLVVSTDPAHSLSDTLETEIPAEPARIREDVPLYAAEIDPEAALEDGPFAEDGGLGGAGGAMGGLGEMLGGAGEGMVDPLGGSMPGADEAAAIRLLIRYMDDPRFDRVVVDTAPTGHTLRLLELPDVMDSMLGKVLAMRERMGGMMENLGGMFGGDDEDVDPEEGLDDLRVLSDRIEQLRDVLQDPTQTDFRVVMVPEELSVLESERLLDRLDEFDVPVGTVVVNRVMQDLTDVADTDADWFVSPDLDDCEFCQRRWDVQRDALSRSQEVFRGHDVRRVPLFAEEVHGERTLRIVAACLEE, encoded by the coding sequence ATGAGCGAGATCGACGTGGAGGCGGTCGAGGACATCGACGACGATGCGGTCCCGTCGGGAGTCGACGCGCCGGAGTACGTCCTCTACGGGGGGAAAGGCGGCGTGGGGAAGACGACCATGGCCGCGGCGACGGCGCTGGCGAGCGCCCGCGACGGTACCGAGACGCTCGTCGTCTCTACCGACCCGGCCCACTCGCTCTCGGACACGCTCGAAACGGAGATTCCGGCCGAGCCCGCGCGGATCCGCGAGGACGTGCCCCTCTACGCCGCGGAGATCGATCCCGAGGCCGCGCTGGAGGACGGCCCGTTCGCCGAGGACGGCGGTCTCGGCGGCGCTGGCGGCGCGATGGGCGGACTGGGCGAGATGCTCGGCGGCGCGGGCGAGGGGATGGTCGATCCCCTCGGCGGGTCGATGCCCGGCGCCGACGAGGCCGCCGCTATCCGGCTGCTCATCCGCTACATGGACGACCCGCGGTTCGACCGCGTCGTCGTCGACACCGCGCCGACGGGTCACACCCTGCGGCTGCTCGAACTCCCGGACGTGATGGACTCGATGCTCGGGAAGGTGCTCGCGATGCGCGAGCGGATGGGCGGCATGATGGAGAACCTCGGCGGGATGTTCGGCGGCGACGACGAGGACGTCGACCCCGAAGAGGGACTGGACGACCTGCGGGTGCTCAGCGATCGCATCGAGCAACTACGGGACGTGCTGCAGGACCCGACGCAGACGGACTTCCGCGTGGTGATGGTCCCCGAAGAGCTGTCTGTGCTGGAATCGGAGCGACTGCTCGATCGGCTCGACGAGTTCGACGTGCCCGTCGGGACCGTCGTCGTCAACCGGGTGATGCAGGACCTGACCGACGTGGCCGATACCGACGCCGACTGGTTCGTCTCGCCGGATCTGGACGACTGCGAGTTCTGTCAGCGGCGCTGGGACGTACAACGTGACGCGCTCTCGCGCTCGCAGGAGGTCTTCCGCGGCCACGACGTGCGCCGCGTCCCGCTGTTCGCCGAGGAGGTCCACGGCGAGCGGACGCTCCGGATCGTCGCCGCGTGTCTCGAAGAGTGA
- a CDS encoding DJ-1/PfpI family protein translates to MTDTDSLAILAFEGFEELDAIGPYEVFQGARSAGADWTVELLATAETDRVSAAYDLRVEPDGVLSADADLDYLVVPGGGWNDGDGETGARAVARDETILDAIRALHAEGTTLLSVCTGAMVLSAAGLLDGRPAVTHRSALDELRGTDAEVVDARVVDDSDIVTAGGITAGIDAALWLVEREWGAGVATAVAETTEYERSADVYRA, encoded by the coding sequence ATGACCGACACCGACTCGCTCGCGATCCTCGCCTTCGAGGGGTTCGAGGAACTCGACGCCATCGGCCCCTACGAGGTGTTCCAGGGGGCGCGGTCCGCCGGCGCGGACTGGACGGTCGAGTTGCTCGCCACGGCGGAAACTGACCGCGTCTCGGCGGCGTACGACCTCCGCGTCGAACCGGACGGTGTCCTGTCGGCCGACGCCGACCTCGACTATCTCGTCGTCCCCGGCGGCGGCTGGAACGACGGCGACGGGGAGACGGGCGCCCGGGCGGTCGCTCGCGACGAGACGATCCTCGACGCGATCCGGGCGCTCCACGCCGAGGGCACGACGCTCCTCTCGGTCTGCACCGGCGCGATGGTCCTGTCGGCCGCCGGGCTGCTCGACGGTCGACCCGCGGTCACCCACCGGAGCGCGCTCGACGAACTCCGCGGGACCGACGCGGAGGTGGTCGACGCGCGCGTCGTCGACGACAGCGATATCGTGACCGCGGGCGGCATCACCGCCGGCATCGACGCCGCGCTGTGGCTGGTCGAACGCGAGTGGGGCGCGGGAGTCGCGACCGCCGTCGCCGAGACGACGGAGTACGAACGGAGCGCGGACGTGTATCGAGCCTAG